In the genome of Abyssalbus ytuae, the window TTCTTTTTTATAAACGGACAATCTGAAGATGTTATTGATTCTCTATATGTAGAATCAGACTTGTTTATAATGCCAAGTCTTTTTGAACCCTGTGGTATAAGTCAGATGCTTGCTATGAGAAACGGACAGCCATGCCTGGTACATTCTACTGGTGGATTAAAAGATACGGTAGATCATTTAAAAACAGGTTTTTGTTTTAACGGAAAAACCTATAAAGAAAAAACTTCAAACTTTATAAAAGTTTTTGATCTCGCTTTAGATATGTTTTTTAATGATAAACCTAAGTGGAATAATATTAGCAGCAAAGCAAAAGAACAACGCTTTACCTGGGGAAAATCTGTTGATCTGTATTATGCTAACCTTTATAAAATAATAAGAGAAAATACTGTGGAAAAAAGTTATAGAAAGCAAAGAATTAAGAATAAGACCCAAAGCGAAATTCTTTCGTAAAATTGTAAAAAAGATAATATTTTGAACTAGAAATATTATATTAACAAAATAACCTGTAAAAGGTTATTTTTTTTGCATGTAATTTACCGAAAAGTAGTTGTGTTAACTCTTTTTTTTATGTATTATTTCGTAATTTCGCTTTACTACAATTTATAAAATTCAAATTATTTAATATTATGTCAGATAAGGCTACTCTAGAGTATAAAGGAAAGAAGTATGAATTTCCGGTAGTAATAGGCACAGAAAATGAAGTTGGTATAGATATTAAAACCCTTAGGGGCGATTCGGGTTTAATTACCTTGGACCCGGGTTATAAAAATACCGGTTCGTGTGAAAGTGCAATTACTTACCTGGATGGTGAACAGGGAATTCTTCGTTACAGAGGTTATTCAATAGAAGAACTTGCCGAAAAAGCTGATTTCCTGGAAGTAGCTTACTTGTTGATATTTGGAGAATTACCCACTAAACAGGAATTAGACAAGTTTCATTATGATATAAAGGAACGTTCGGAAGTAGATGAAGATATGAAAAGAATTTTGGATAGTTTTCCAAGAAATGCACACCCAATGGGTATTCTTTCATCCCTTACCAGTGCGTTAACTGCTTTTGACCCAAAGTCAGTAAACGTAAATTCCAGGGAAGATATGTATAATGCCATTGTTGGATTAATGGGTAAGTTTCCTGTTCTTGCAGCATGGACCCTAAGAAAAATGCGGTCTAAACCATACGATTATGGAGACAGTTCATTAGGATATGTGGAAAACATAACCAAAATGATGTTTAAAAAGCCCAATGAAGAGTATAAAATGAACCCGGTTATTGTTAATTCATTAGACAAGTTGCTAATTTTACATGCCGATCATGAACAAAACTGCTCAACATCTACGGTAAGAATAGTGGGATCATCACATGCCGGATTGTTTGCATCAATTTCGGGAGGGGTATCTGCCCTATGGGGGCCGCTACATGGTGGAGCGAACCAGGCAGTAATTGAAATGCTTGAAGCAATAAAAGCTGATGGTGGCGATACAAAAAGATACATGGCGAAAGCCAAAGACAAAGACGATCCTTTCCGTTTGATGGGATTTGGGCACAGGGTTTATAAAAATTTTGACCCACGCGCCAGAATTATAAAAAAGGCAGCTGATGAAGTGTTGGCAGATTTAGGAGTGGTAGACCCCGTGTTAGATATTGCCAAAGGACTTGAAAGAGAGGCTTTGGAAGATGAATATTTTGTACAAAGAAAATTATACCCTAATGTAGATTTCTATTCCGGTATTATTTACAGAGCCCTTGGTATACCCACCGAAATGTTTACCGTTATGTTTGCCTTAGGCAGGCTTCCGGGTTGGATAGCTCAATGGAGAGAAATGCGTTTGCGTAAAGAGCCTATTGGCAGGCCAAGACAAATTTATGTAGGAGAAAATGCCAGGTCTTTTGTTGATATAGATAAAAGATAAATATCTTTAAAATATATAATATTTATCAAGCCTTGCTGTTTTAGCAGGGTTTTTTTTATGAATTGTTTACAGATATTTCATGAAACCCATCACTTATAACAAGACCCTAAAAAATCGTTTCCAAATTATATAACCTATTTGTACTTTTGCTCGAACAAAAAAATACGTAGTATTTATATGTTAAAATTAAATATTAAGAACGAAACATCTCGCCTGCAAGCAGTTTTATTAGGTATCGCAAAAAGTAATGGACCTGTTCCTACACCGGAGGAGGCATATGACCCTAAATCTAGAGAGCATATTTTGTCAGGAACTTACCCCCATGAAGAGAATATGATAAAGGAAATGGAGGCAGTAGTTAAGGTTTTTGAAAAACATAATGTTAAAGTATACAGGCCGGAACTTATTGGAAATTGTAACCAGATTTTTGCCAGGGACATTGCCTTTGTAATAGATGATATATTTATTAAATCGAACATACTCCCTGACAGGGATAAGGAAATACACGCAATTGATTATTTAATTGAACAAATTCCCCCTGATAAGGTAATTACTTTACCGGAAAAAGCACATGTAGAAGGAGGAGATATCATACTCTATAATGATTACATATTTGCAGGAACATACACACGGGCAGATTATCCGGGATATATAACCGCCAGAACCAATATTCATGCAGTAAAAGAATTAACAAAACTTTTCCCTAATAAAACCGTAAAAGCTTTTGATCTTAGAAAATCCAATACCAATGCCAGGGAAAATGTACTTCATTTAGACTGTTGTTTTCAGCCTGTAGCACATAACAAGGCTATTATTTATAAAGATGGTTTTTTAAATAAAACAGATTATTTATGGTTGGTAAACTTTTTTGGAAAAGAAAATGTTTTTGAAATAAATAAAGAAGAAATGTATAATATGTTTAGCAATATATTTTCCATTTCACCGGAAGTCGTGATTTCAGATAAAAGTTTTGTCCGGCTTAACAATTGGCTAAAAGATCAGGGTATGACCGTAGAAGAAGTATCCTATGCTGAAATAGGCAAACAGGGAGGTCTTTTAAGATGTAGCACTATGCCTTTGATAAGAGAATGACAATTACATTTTTATTACAAAAAATATTAATAAAGACATATTAAAATTATCAATATTATTATTTTATTGAAAAATTTGTCTGATAAAAGTTAATATTTTAAAAGTAATTGTTCTTTGTCCAAGTTTAAAATAAATTTAGTTCCGCTTTAAAATTAAACATAAATTCAGGTTTATAAAAAGTACGTTTATACCAACGTATAAAGGGTGGTTTATAAAAATAAAGCTATATAAACCTCCCTTAATCACCGTAGTATTTGGTGAGATAAATAGATAATAGCATATGAATAAAAAAATTACTAAAGAGCAATTGGACAACACAATTGCTTTGGCTCAGGAGCTCCAAAGTGAAGTTGCTAATGCAAAGGAAAATATTTTTGAAGAAAGAATAGGACCGATTGCAGAACATCCAAAATCTAAAACCTTTCTTATTAAATTGATGGACACTGCGTTTCGTTCATCAGATTATAACAGAATAGCGCGATATCTTAATCAGTTGTTTAAAAATCCCGTAGCCTATAAAGGGCTGTTTAAGTGGTATGAAGGGTTGTTAGTTAGTTTGTATAAACTAGTAGGCAATAAAATGCCTAAAATTAGTATA includes:
- a CDS encoding dimethylarginine dimethylaminohydrolase family protein: MLKLNIKNETSRLQAVLLGIAKSNGPVPTPEEAYDPKSREHILSGTYPHEENMIKEMEAVVKVFEKHNVKVYRPELIGNCNQIFARDIAFVIDDIFIKSNILPDRDKEIHAIDYLIEQIPPDKVITLPEKAHVEGGDIILYNDYIFAGTYTRADYPGYITARTNIHAVKELTKLFPNKTVKAFDLRKSNTNARENVLHLDCCFQPVAHNKAIIYKDGFLNKTDYLWLVNFFGKENVFEINKEEMYNMFSNIFSISPEVVISDKSFVRLNNWLKDQGMTVEEVSYAEIGKQGGLLRCSTMPLIRE
- a CDS encoding citrate synthase; the encoded protein is MSDKATLEYKGKKYEFPVVIGTENEVGIDIKTLRGDSGLITLDPGYKNTGSCESAITYLDGEQGILRYRGYSIEELAEKADFLEVAYLLIFGELPTKQELDKFHYDIKERSEVDEDMKRILDSFPRNAHPMGILSSLTSALTAFDPKSVNVNSREDMYNAIVGLMGKFPVLAAWTLRKMRSKPYDYGDSSLGYVENITKMMFKKPNEEYKMNPVIVNSLDKLLILHADHEQNCSTSTVRIVGSSHAGLFASISGGVSALWGPLHGGANQAVIEMLEAIKADGGDTKRYMAKAKDKDDPFRLMGFGHRVYKNFDPRARIIKKAADEVLADLGVVDPVLDIAKGLEREALEDEYFVQRKLYPNVDFYSGIIYRALGIPTEMFTVMFALGRLPGWIAQWREMRLRKEPIGRPRQIYVGENARSFVDIDKR